A window of the Synechococcus sp. JA-3-3Ab genome harbors these coding sequences:
- a CDS encoding nucleotidyltransferase domain-containing protein, with amino-acid sequence MIDDQTLQEIVRRIVAAAQPSRVLLFGSYGRGDADAGSDLDIMVIKPEVSDRYAEMIRLHEAVGDMGPGLDILVYSEAEYQRRSRVPGTVLYWARKQGKDLYEAAS; translated from the coding sequence ATGATCGATGATCAAACCTTGCAAGAGATCGTCCGGCGTATCGTGGCAGCGGCCCAGCCCAGCCGCGTACTCTTGTTTGGCTCCTATGGCCGCGGCGATGCCGACGCGGGTTCCGACCTAGACATCATGGTGATCAAACCAGAGGTGTCTGATCGGTACGCCGAAATGATTCGTTTGCACGAAGCGGTGGGCGATATGGGCCCAGGGTTGGATATCCTCGTTTATTCCGAGGCGGAATACCAGCGGCGCAGCCGTGTGCCAGGCACCGTGCTGTACTGGGCGCGCAAGCAGGGAAAAGACCTCTATGAAGCCGCATCTTGA
- a CDS encoding DUF559 domain-containing protein, protein MKYRQLYSEKLPDAFYSNVELPDGTVRKITRAEMVDPSLLPAGAKVFQLVSLESSGPPGEDTPLQFKGETFRPNKNSHWKLIYPDGMEALKRTGRVTKDGSKLRWKYYIDDYPLKVLSEVWDDTAGFNPEQRYVVETRTKVVERCLLMTTDPGDLVFDPTCVRKGTRVWCVRDGGSPPIVPPHAGGRSLPACGEGWGGASRGRAGRGEANQEEATLIAIESIQPGDWVLGHDGQPHRVVRVIRRPYRGKMIGIRHEKTDATLWLSADHKVLAKRRPRSLGGHNDWSGIPRGLRGRSKMLRREMTPPERKLWTALRNNQTGFAFRRQHPIGRYIADFYSRDAQLVVEVDGVLAHSSEEALAHDQARDAYLRELGLEVLRVPAREVLSNLEGVYETIRHACQLQLSVEKAEWVEAQDLAVGDWVFFGPQRVAVRIAELHTQETEEELYDLEVEDAHSFITELCVVHNCGSGTTAYVAEQWGRRWITCDTSRVAITIARQRLMTAVFDYYELAHPQEGVGSGFKYKTVPHVTLKSIANNPEIDGIYARLHPAVAAALAELNAALHGQPVKFQVTQGGRAGQFVDFAAPDEATFTMPAGQVVKVNELVEWEVPFTFPADWPEKAREPFERFHQARRTLQKEIDAAIARHAPQETLYDQPFVDRKKVRVTGPFTVEAVPAPAVKSVDEILEEKPQPADTSITRSGETLRQAEWRDELLRTGIRGKNGQYIRFARLEPLPGCRWLHAEGETRPSDEGANTVRETAPAYDPMRVVVSFGPEYGPLEQRQVEHAWQEARMLSPQPKLLIFAAFQFDPEAAKDIDEMKPELAGMQFLKVQMNADLLTDDLKKKRASNESFWLIGQPDVELRKAEDGWFVVEHDSSQ, encoded by the coding sequence TTGAAATATCGCCAGTTGTATTCTGAAAAGCTGCCTGATGCCTTCTATAGTAATGTGGAGCTACCCGACGGTACCGTGCGAAAGATTACCCGGGCCGAGATGGTCGATCCGTCGCTGTTGCCAGCGGGAGCAAAGGTCTTCCAGCTCGTAAGCCTGGAGAGCTCGGGGCCGCCGGGCGAGGATACGCCGCTCCAATTTAAGGGAGAGACCTTCAGACCGAACAAGAACAGCCATTGGAAGCTGATCTACCCCGATGGCATGGAGGCGTTGAAACGCACGGGTCGCGTGACTAAGGATGGCAGCAAACTTCGATGGAAATATTATATCGACGATTATCCGCTCAAGGTCTTGTCTGAGGTCTGGGACGACACGGCCGGATTCAATCCTGAGCAACGATACGTGGTTGAAACGCGTACGAAGGTTGTAGAGCGCTGCCTCCTGATGACCACCGACCCGGGCGATTTGGTGTTTGACCCGACGTGTGTGCGGAAGGGGACGCGAGTGTGGTGTGTGCGGGATGGGGGCAGCCCCCCTATTGTCCCCCCGCACGCGGGGGGACGCTCCCTCCCCGCTTGCGGGGAGGGCTGGGGTGGGGCTAGCCGGGGAAGGGCTGGTCGAGGAGAGGCCAACCAGGAAGAGGCCACACTGATCGCCATCGAATCCATCCAACCTGGCGACTGGGTTCTGGGGCATGACGGACAACCGCATCGCGTCGTGCGCGTGATCCGCCGGCCGTACCGCGGCAAGATGATCGGCATCCGCCACGAAAAAACTGACGCGACGCTCTGGCTCTCTGCCGACCACAAGGTGCTCGCCAAGCGCCGCCCGCGCTCACTGGGAGGGCATAACGACTGGTCGGGCATTCCCCGGGGGTTGCGCGGGCGAAGCAAAATGCTGCGGCGTGAAATGACCCCGCCGGAGCGTAAGCTGTGGACGGCGCTGCGCAACAACCAAACCGGTTTCGCCTTCCGACGCCAGCATCCCATCGGTCGGTATATAGCAGATTTTTACAGCCGCGACGCCCAACTTGTCGTCGAGGTGGACGGCGTGCTGGCCCACAGCAGCGAAGAGGCACTGGCTCACGATCAGGCCCGCGATGCCTATCTCCGCGAGCTGGGCTTGGAGGTGCTGCGCGTCCCGGCCAGGGAGGTGCTGTCCAATCTGGAGGGCGTTTACGAAACCATTCGACACGCCTGCCAACTTCAGCTCAGCGTCGAGAAGGCCGAATGGGTGGAAGCGCAGGACCTGGCTGTGGGGGATTGGGTCTTCTTTGGTCCGCAGCGGGTCGCCGTGCGCATCGCCGAACTCCACACGCAAGAAACCGAAGAGGAGTTGTATGACCTGGAGGTAGAAGACGCGCACTCTTTCATCACGGAGCTGTGCGTCGTGCACAATTGCGGCAGCGGCACCACCGCCTACGTTGCCGAGCAGTGGGGCCGGCGCTGGATCACCTGCGACACCTCACGCGTCGCGATCACAATCGCCCGCCAGCGGCTGATGACTGCGGTTTTCGACTACTACGAACTGGCGCACCCGCAGGAGGGCGTCGGCTCCGGCTTCAAGTACAAGACCGTGCCCCATGTCACGCTCAAGTCCATCGCCAATAACCCGGAGATCGACGGCATTTACGCGCGGCTCCATCCGGCAGTGGCAGCGGCCCTTGCTGAGCTGAACGCTGCGCTTCATGGCCAGCCGGTCAAATTCCAGGTCACCCAAGGCGGTCGGGCCGGCCAGTTCGTGGACTTCGCCGCACCCGATGAAGCAACCTTCACCATGCCCGCTGGCCAGGTGGTCAAGGTCAACGAGCTGGTGGAATGGGAAGTGCCCTTTACGTTTCCTGCCGACTGGCCGGAAAAAGCGCGCGAACCCTTCGAGCGTTTCCATCAAGCCCGCCGCACCCTCCAAAAGGAGATCGACGCCGCCATCGCCCGCCATGCGCCGCAGGAGACGCTCTACGACCAGCCCTTTGTGGACAGGAAGAAGGTGCGCGTCACCGGCCCCTTTACGGTTGAAGCGGTGCCGGCACCGGCGGTCAAGTCGGTGGACGAGATTTTGGAGGAGAAGCCGCAACCTGCCGATACGTCTATTACCCGCTCCGGCGAGACCCTGCGCCAGGCCGAATGGCGTGACGAACTGCTGCGCACCGGCATTCGCGGCAAGAACGGGCAATACATCCGCTTTGCCCGCCTAGAGCCCCTGCCCGGTTGCCGCTGGCTCCATGCCGAGGGGGAAACGCGGCCAAGCGACGAAGGGGCAAATACCGTGCGCGAGACGGCGCCAGCCTACGATCCCATGCGCGTGGTCGTCTCCTTCGGCCCGGAATATGGCCCGCTCGAGCAGCGGCAAGTTGAGCATGCCTGGCAAGAGGCGCGGATGCTCAGCCCACAGCCCAAACTGCTGATCTTCGCCGCCTTTCAATTTGACCCCGAAGCAGCAAAAGATATTGACGAGATGAAGCCAGAGCTGGCCGGCATGCAGTTCCTCAAAGTCCAAATGAACGCCGACCTACTCACCGACGACCTCAAAAAGAAGCGCGCCAGTAACGAATCCTTCTGGCTCATCGGGCAGCCGGATGTGGAGCTGCGCAAAGCCGAAGATGGCTGGTTTGTGGTTGAGCATGACTCTAGTCAATGA
- a CDS encoding IS630 family transposase: MPTHSLDLRQRVVAAYQAGNTSIRQVAKRFMVTKRTVHRWVRQYQQTQDLAPKKAGTKRVGILEQHRQEVMAIITEHPDFYLWQYQELLRERLGINVSIVTIHNFLKKQGMTLKKKTYRSAKVKEEELQRERLAYSQEVRNIPAEDLIAIDQTGVWEGMERRVSRSLRGQRAYHYRQRYKGEKYTVIGAISLRGVVGCRVIKGGMKKGDFLEFLRSELCPKLDARKDLNIHKSREVEELIRGTGARILYLPVYAPELNPIEMMWSVLKHFIRQLCRIGKYSMEQIVKTSLLLINPSSFRSWFAKCCYCTP, from the coding sequence TCATTCTTTGGATTTGCGGCAAAGAGTTGTAGCAGCCTATCAGGCAGGTAACACCTCCATCCGCCAGGTAGCTAAACGCTTCATGGTGACCAAAAGAACAGTACACCGCTGGGTGCGTCAGTACCAACAAACTCAAGATTTAGCCCCTAAGAAAGCAGGCACCAAGCGAGTGGGCATTTTGGAACAACATCGGCAGGAAGTGATGGCAATTATTACAGAACACCCAGACTTCTACCTGTGGCAGTATCAAGAACTGTTGCGCGAGCGCTTAGGAATCAATGTAAGCATCGTCACGATACATAATTTCTTGAAAAAGCAAGGAATGACTCTAAAAAAAAAGACCTACCGCAGTGCAAAAGTCAAAGAAGAGGAGTTGCAAAGGGAACGACTAGCTTATAGTCAAGAAGTCAGGAATATTCCAGCGGAGGATTTGATTGCCATCGACCAGACGGGAGTCTGGGAGGGAATGGAGCGGAGAGTATCTCGGAGTTTACGTGGTCAAAGGGCTTATCATTATCGTCAGAGATACAAGGGTGAAAAGTATACGGTTATTGGAGCTATTTCCTTGAGAGGTGTAGTTGGCTGTCGTGTCATCAAGGGTGGGATGAAGAAAGGAGATTTTTTGGAGTTTTTGAGAAGCGAGCTATGTCCGAAGCTAGATGCGAGGAAGGATTTAAATATCCACAAGAGTCGGGAAGTTGAGGAATTGATTAGGGGGACAGGAGCACGAATCCTATACCTGCCTGTGTATGCGCCGGAGTTGAATCCCATTGAGATGATGTGGTCGGTGTTGAAGCATTTTATTCGGCAGCTTTGCAGAATTGGGAAATATAGCATGGAGCAGATAGTGAAGACTTCTTTACTACTGATCAATCCATCCTCCTTCCGAAGTTGGTTTGCTAAGTGCTGCTATTGTACCCCTTGA
- a CDS encoding prepilin peptidase, translating into MVDFLASTWELRLLVWVLVLVLGACVGSFLNVVVYRLPQGLSLLHPGSHCPHCKTPLGPMENIPILGWFLLRGRCRHCGAQISWRYPAVEALTMGLFGLSIAILGFSPRGLLTCVLLGWLLALALVDLDTFWLPESLTRSGLLAGLLARLALPWLEGSGSLAAMGWSLVAGIAGAVLGIWLLEGIGFVARWVLRREAMGGGDGKLLALIGMWLGWQGVLVALILGSGLGLLGSLLAMAGGRARLGKPIPFGPYLALGGAVAALAGSPLIEAYLRWSGLLG; encoded by the coding sequence ATGGTGGACTTCCTTGCCAGCACCTGGGAGCTGCGCCTGTTGGTCTGGGTGCTGGTGTTGGTGCTGGGGGCCTGTGTGGGCAGCTTTCTCAATGTGGTGGTCTATCGCCTGCCGCAAGGTCTTTCTCTGCTCCATCCCGGCTCCCATTGTCCCCACTGCAAGACGCCCCTGGGCCCGATGGAGAACATCCCCATTCTGGGCTGGTTCCTGCTGCGGGGCCGCTGCCGCCACTGCGGGGCGCAGATTAGCTGGCGCTACCCTGCCGTTGAAGCCTTGACCATGGGGCTGTTCGGCCTCAGCATCGCCATCTTGGGATTTTCTCCCCGCGGGCTCCTCACCTGTGTCTTGTTGGGCTGGCTGCTGGCGCTGGCCCTGGTTGACCTGGATACGTTTTGGCTGCCGGAGTCGCTCACCCGCTCCGGCCTGCTGGCGGGGCTGCTGGCCCGCCTGGCGCTGCCCTGGCTGGAAGGGTCGGGATCCCTGGCCGCCATGGGCTGGTCACTGGTGGCCGGGATCGCGGGCGCCGTGCTGGGCATCTGGCTGTTGGAAGGCATTGGCTTTGTCGCCCGTTGGGTTTTGCGGCGGGAGGCCATGGGCGGAGGAGATGGTAAGCTGCTGGCCCTGATCGGCATGTGGCTGGGCTGGCAAGGGGTGTTGGTGGCCCTCATCTTGGGCTCTGGGCTTGGTTTGCTGGGCAGCCTGCTGGCCATGGCCGGGGGAAGGGCCCGCCTGGGCAAACCCATCCCCTTCGGCCCCTACTTGGCTCTAGGCGGCGCCGTGGCCGCCTTGGCGGGATCCCCCCTAATCGAGGCCTACCTACGCTGGTCGGGGTTGCTGGGGTAG
- a CDS encoding DNA methyltransferase: protein MAAKKTDTKRPIESYEHRDKERVNNPPVGLVTPQTDPDAGQTKKRYAYDPHLDPQLVWAGKAEHTSFAVPTISLYVHERIDPRTIIEAVKKRNGSGGAEQLSLFEEERREPLRQAVEFYQYKHGWTNRLIAGDSLLVMNSLLEKEGMAGKVQMIYLDPPYGIKYGSNFQPFVNKRDVKDGKDEDLTSQPEQIRAFRDTWELGIHSYLTYLRDRLLLARELLTESGSIFVQIGDENVHLVRCLMDEVFGAGNFVRLITFAKTGSMVSNELGRTSDYLNLVCQG, encoded by the coding sequence ATGGCAGCCAAGAAAACCGACACCAAACGCCCAATCGAATCCTACGAGCACCGCGACAAAGAGCGTGTCAATAATCCACCTGTGGGGTTGGTGACGCCCCAGACTGACCCGGATGCCGGGCAAACGAAAAAGCGCTATGCCTACGATCCTCACCTCGACCCGCAACTGGTCTGGGCCGGCAAGGCCGAGCACACCTCGTTCGCGGTGCCGACGATCTCGCTCTATGTCCACGAGCGCATCGACCCCCGTACGATCATCGAGGCGGTGAAGAAGCGGAACGGCAGCGGCGGCGCGGAGCAACTCAGCCTTTTTGAAGAGGAACGCCGAGAGCCGCTGCGCCAGGCCGTCGAGTTCTACCAGTACAAACACGGCTGGACCAACCGCCTCATCGCTGGCGACTCGCTCCTGGTGATGAATTCGCTCCTGGAAAAAGAGGGCATGGCGGGCAAAGTGCAGATGATCTACCTCGACCCGCCCTACGGCATCAAATACGGCTCTAACTTCCAGCCCTTCGTCAACAAGCGCGACGTCAAGGATGGCAAAGACGAGGATTTAACCAGCCAGCCAGAGCAAATCCGCGCCTTCCGCGACACCTGGGAGCTAGGCATCCACTCCTACCTCACCTACCTGCGCGACCGGCTACTGCTGGCGCGAGAACTCCTCACCGAAAGCGGCAGCATCTTCGTGCAGATCGGCGACGAGAACGTCCATCTGGTACGCTGCTTGATGGATGAAGTGTTTGGGGCGGGGAATTTTGTGCGACTTATCACGTTCGCTAAAACCGGCAGCATGGTATCCAACGAGTTAGGCCGGACGAGTGATTATCTGAATCTGGTATGCCAGGGATAA
- a CDS encoding ComEC/Rec2 family competence protein, with protein sequence MERTYLLGLGWILGLLLRAWPAASGWGWGIPLALGLAGSLLYRRRPRLARTWLAMGLVGCLAWAYLGWRQPVPGPTDISLLAPQRQMSLVGTVLSEPRPTRSERRQFWLEAEQVLEANQTARQVSGKLYVTASPEALPSQDLHPNQRVRLTGSLYLPSPALNPGSFDFQAYLQRQGAFAGFIAREVIPQPGGRGWGGWVLRRRVREAFIAGLGERQGNLLASLVLGSRAAQLDFDLQDAFREVGLAHALAASGFHVSLLVGVVFVLTRRLAVRLQQGILLAVLGIYLALTGFTPSVLRAAVMGAAAMLVLTEPRLEGKVRLNPLGTLLVAAVLLLIYQPLWITDLGFQLSFAATLGLLVGAGPIGSRLDFLPPAVATALAVPLAAQIWTLPLQVAIFGRIPTYSLLANPLLLLLLVPLLVAGFGVAFVALLWPGLGSLLARPLTFLITPLINWVGWMASWPLSSYYTGRVSLLQCLLLYGALVALTFWPRWRRALRWQGTALIMAAILLGPRLWPGPPVEITALASGRLPVLAIQAEGRHLLLNSGDPRLAERTVLPFLRQQGLRRLEGAVAMTSAGSANGGWEILLSAFSIGQFWDGGGVNAASDSYLRSLSAVQAAGIPYQVLRPADRIPFSERLKLQAVHTNPLVLTLEAEGSRWLLLGSAGPPVQAELTGSPLLPAQIDWLWWDGGSLILDLLERFQVQAGISSGPVGEAVTTWFRQKQRPLYIAERVGAVTWSPRGVQTLRAPLDG encoded by the coding sequence ATGGAGAGAACCTATCTGCTGGGGCTGGGCTGGATCCTGGGCCTGTTGCTGCGGGCCTGGCCGGCGGCGAGCGGCTGGGGCTGGGGGATCCCGCTGGCTTTGGGATTGGCGGGATCGCTGCTGTACCGGCGACGACCGCGCTTGGCCCGCACCTGGCTGGCGATGGGGCTGGTGGGGTGTCTGGCCTGGGCCTACCTGGGCTGGCGGCAGCCGGTTCCCGGCCCGACGGATATCAGCCTTCTGGCCCCGCAGCGGCAGATGAGCCTGGTGGGCACCGTTCTTTCGGAGCCCCGCCCCACCCGCAGCGAGCGGCGGCAATTTTGGCTGGAGGCGGAGCAGGTGCTGGAGGCCAACCAAACGGCCCGCCAGGTAAGCGGCAAGCTCTACGTCACTGCCAGCCCTGAGGCTCTCCCAAGCCAGGATCTCCATCCCAACCAGCGGGTGCGCCTGACGGGATCCCTCTACCTTCCCAGTCCCGCCTTAAACCCGGGCAGCTTTGACTTTCAGGCCTATCTGCAGCGGCAGGGGGCTTTTGCCGGCTTCATCGCCCGCGAGGTGATCCCCCAGCCGGGGGGAAGGGGCTGGGGAGGTTGGGTGCTGCGGCGGCGGGTGCGGGAGGCGTTCATTGCCGGGCTGGGGGAGCGGCAGGGGAACCTCTTGGCTTCCTTGGTGCTGGGATCCCGGGCTGCCCAGTTGGATTTTGATTTGCAGGATGCCTTTCGAGAAGTTGGCCTGGCCCATGCGCTAGCGGCCTCTGGGTTTCACGTGTCGCTGCTGGTGGGGGTGGTGTTTGTCCTAACGCGGCGGCTGGCGGTACGCCTGCAGCAGGGGATCCTCCTGGCGGTCTTGGGGATTTACCTGGCCTTGACGGGCTTTACCCCTTCGGTGCTGCGGGCGGCGGTGATGGGGGCAGCGGCCATGCTGGTGTTGACGGAGCCAAGACTGGAAGGAAAAGTTAGGCTTAACCCCCTGGGGACGCTGCTGGTGGCGGCGGTTTTGCTGTTGATCTACCAGCCGCTGTGGATTACCGATCTGGGGTTTCAGCTCAGCTTTGCCGCCACCCTGGGCCTGCTGGTGGGGGCAGGGCCGATTGGATCCCGGCTGGACTTTTTGCCGCCGGCGGTGGCCACGGCTCTGGCCGTTCCGCTGGCCGCCCAGATCTGGACGCTGCCGCTGCAGGTGGCCATCTTTGGCCGCATCCCCACCTACTCGCTGCTGGCCAACCCGCTGCTGCTGCTTCTCTTGGTGCCCCTGCTGGTGGCGGGGTTTGGGGTGGCTTTTGTGGCCTTGCTCTGGCCGGGGCTGGGATCCCTGCTGGCCCGGCCCTTGACGTTTTTGATCACGCCTTTGATCAACTGGGTGGGCTGGATGGCCAGCTGGCCCCTGAGCTCCTACTACACCGGCAGGGTCTCGCTGCTCCAGTGTCTACTTCTCTACGGGGCGCTGGTGGCTTTGACCTTTTGGCCCCGCTGGCGGCGGGCTTTGCGCTGGCAGGGCACTGCTCTGATAATGGCCGCCATCCTCTTGGGGCCAAGGCTGTGGCCGGGGCCGCCGGTCGAGATCACCGCTTTGGCCAGTGGCCGCCTCCCCGTCCTGGCCATCCAAGCCGAAGGACGCCACCTCTTGCTCAACAGCGGCGATCCCCGCCTGGCCGAGCGCACCGTGTTGCCCTTTTTGCGGCAGCAGGGCCTGCGCCGTCTGGAGGGGGCGGTGGCCATGACCTCTGCCGGCTCGGCCAATGGGGGCTGGGAGATCCTGCTTTCAGCTTTCTCCATCGGGCAGTTCTGGGACGGGGGCGGCGTCAATGCCGCCTCGGACAGCTACCTGCGCTCTCTTAGCGCCGTGCAAGCTGCCGGGATCCCCTATCAAGTCTTGCGGCCTGCCGACCGGATCCCCTTCTCGGAGCGGCTGAAGCTGCAGGCCGTCCACACCAACCCCTTGGTGTTGACCTTGGAGGCCGAGGGATCCCGCTGGCTGCTCTTGGGATCCGCCGGCCCCCCTGTCCAGGCGGAGCTGACCGGATCCCCCTTGCTGCCGGCCCAGATCGACTGGCTGTGGTGGGATGGGGGATCGCTGATCCTGGACTTGCTGGAGCGCTTTCAGGTGCAGGCGGGCATCAGCTCCGGCCCTGTTGGCGAGGCAGTGACCACCTGGTTTCGGCAAAAGCAGCGGCCCCTCTACATTGCCGAGCGCGTTGGAGCAGTAACCTGGTCGCCCCGGGGCGTGCAAACCCTGCGGGCGCCACTGGACGGATAG